The Geobacillus genomosp. 3 genome segment CTAGACGATTTTACTCTAACGGCATTGCCGATGTATGTTCTTATGAGCCAAGTTTTAGTAGTGAGCGGCGTTGGACGCGATTTGTATGAAATGGCGAGCAAGTGGTTCAGGCATCTGCCCGGGGGATTAGCGATTGCCACATTGTTCTGTTGTGCTATTTTCGCGGCGATTTCCGGCTCGAGTGTAGCCACTGCTGTAACCGTTGGGGCGGTTGCCCTTCCGGAAATGACAAAACGGGGGTATGATAAAAGAACAGTTCTTGGCCTATTGGCTGCTGGGGGGACATTAGGCATTTTGATTCCTCCAAGTGTGCCGATGATTATATACGGTTCCGTGACAGGGGAGTCGATCGGAAAGCTGTTTGTTGCAGGAATTATCCCGGGAATATTATTAACGATTGTATTCATGATCTATGCGTCATGGAAGACACGCCACATAAAGGAAAAACCCGCTACATGGTCGGAGAGACTGGAAGCGTCCAAAACTGCTGTATGGGGACTTATATTACCTGTCATTGTTGTCGGAGGGATTTATACGGGAGTCTTCACCCCCACCGAAGCTGCTGCCATCGGTGCTATGGCCAGTATTTTGATTTCCATTTTTGTATATAGAAGTTTTACATTTTCTAACATTAAAGCGATTATATTATCAACGGTTAAAACGAATGCGATGATTTTGATGATTATCGTGGGGGCCATGTTGCTTGGATACATCATGACTATATTGCAAATCCCACAAACCATCACTCAATTTGCTACTTCACAACAAGTATCCCCTTGGGTCATTTTTGTCTTAGTGAATATCGTGCTGCTTATTCTAGGTTGTTTTCTGGAAACTATATCGATACTCGTGATTACACTTCCAATTTTGTATCCTATTATAACGGCTCTGGGGTTTGATCCCATTTGGTTTGCGGTTGTTATGGTTGTCAATATGGAATTAGCTCTTATTACGCCGCCAGTAGGGCTGAACCTATTTGTTTTAAAAGGACTGGACAAAACGAATACGATTGCAGAGATTGTTAGGGGAGTAGTACCGTATGCCCTTATTATGATGTTGTTTATCGTTGTACTAGCTATTTTCCCGGAATTGGCAACGATCCTGATAGACCGTGTTAAATAGCAAAGCTATAATGATCAGAGCTGCCTATATTTTACAATAGGCAGCTTTTGCATGGTTTACAAATGATCCGTCTTCTTCGAATACGCGAACTTCCCGGCTTCGCGGTTTTTCTCGCGCATCATGTTTTTCTCATGGCGCTTCGCTTGGTTGTCGCGCGCTTTTTTGTCGTTGTCGCTTGTGTTTGGCATCGGTCGCCCTCCTTTGTTTCGATCGTTCGTCATTAGTATGCGGCAAATGGAAATGAACTATATGGAAATAGGGGAAGGTAGTTTGTGGCAAGATCAATGGAGAATTTTTTTCACAAATGGTTCGTTTTAGAGTATGATTTGTATGAAGAAGATTTGGAAAAGGCAAGCGCGCTTGTGAACAGCCATCATATTCGAACCGTTGTCAATGTCATGTTCCAGCATCCGATTTTTACCGCTAAGCAGATGGCAGCGTTGACTGGTTTGCCGGAAGCGACGGTTCGGCGCTATTTGAATCGGTTTGAGGAACAGCAACTCATTTTCTCGGATGGCCGGATGCGGTCCAAAACGTACTACTACTATAACCTTCTTGATCAGCTTCGGTGATGAAGACAGGCGCCTGTGTTGTGCAGGCGCCCGTGTTTTGTCAGACGGGAAAAGCGTCAGATCTCAATATATTTGTTCAGAAAAAAGAGGGCAATCGTCCCCGGTCCGGCGTGGGCGCCGATAGCGCTGCCGATGTCGGAGAGGAAAAAGCGCGTGCAGCCATGCGTTTCTTCGATCATTCGCTTCAGCTCGAGCGCCGTTTCTTCGTCGTCGGCGTGGCTGATGCCGATCGTTTGCTTTTGCAAGTCGTCGCCGCGCTCGCCCATCAGTTCGACCATGCGCTTCAACACTTTTTTCCGCCCGCGCCATTTTTCGAGCGGGACAAGCGCCCCGTCCTCGACGTGAAGAAGCGGCTTGATGTTGAGCAGCCCGCCGAACGCCGCGGCGGCTTTGCTGATGCGGCCGCCGCGCGCGAGGTAGTCCAAGTTGTCGACGGTGAAAATGTGCTCCATATGGCGGCAGTACGACTCGATCGTTTCACAAAGCAAGTTGTACGGCGTGTTTTGCTCCGCCAGCTCGACGGCCTTCATGACGGCGAGCCCTTGGCCGAGCGAAGCGCATTTCGAGTCGATGATCGTCAGGCGAAACTCCGGGTATTCGTCAAGCAGCTCGCTGCGCACGGCCATCGCTGTTTGGTATGTACCGGATAATTTCGAGGAAAAGGCGATATA includes the following:
- a CDS encoding DegV family protein, whose amino-acid sequence is MSIQLITDSGADLPQSYIRGHRIAFLPLVVHWNGQDYEDGITIEPKQVYDAMREGHTVKTAQPSPLAMKELFLPYAKENRPCLYIAFSSKLSGTYQTAMAVRSELLDEYPEFRLTIIDSKCASLGQGLAVMKAVELAEQNTPYNLLCETIESYCRHMEHIFTVDNLDYLARGGRISKAAAAFGGLLNIKPLLHVEDGALVPLEKWRGRKKVLKRMVELMGERGDDLQKQTIGISHADDEETALELKRMIEETHGCTRFFLSDIGSAIGAHAGPGTIALFFLNKYIEI
- a CDS encoding helix-turn-helix domain-containing protein translates to MARSMENFFHKWFVLEYDLYEEDLEKASALVNSHHIRTVVNVMFQHPIFTAKQMAALTGLPEATVRRYLNRFEEQQLIFSDGRMRSKTYYYYNLLDQLR
- a CDS encoding TRAP transporter large permease, whose product is MNITFFLGGMAALLLIGIPVAFALGLLAIGGMYLFNGGAFSLSQIPIISYKSLDDFTLTALPMYVLMSQVLVVSGVGRDLYEMASKWFRHLPGGLAIATLFCCAIFAAISGSSVATAVTVGAVALPEMTKRGYDKRTVLGLLAAGGTLGILIPPSVPMIIYGSVTGESIGKLFVAGIIPGILLTIVFMIYASWKTRHIKEKPATWSERLEASKTAVWGLILPVIVVGGIYTGVFTPTEAAAIGAMASILISIFVYRSFTFSNIKAIILSTVKTNAMILMIIVGAMLLGYIMTILQIPQTITQFATSQQVSPWVIFVLVNIVLLILGCFLETISILVITLPILYPIITALGFDPIWFAVVMVVNMELALITPPVGLNLFVLKGLDKTNTIAEIVRGVVPYALIMMLFIVVLAIFPELATILIDRVK
- a CDS encoding DUF3941 domain-containing protein, which codes for MPNTSDNDKKARDNQAKRHEKNMMREKNREAGKFAYSKKTDHL